One window of Chamaesiphon minutus PCC 6605 genomic DNA carries:
- a CDS encoding response regulator, with translation MLNILLVEDDEVDVMTVRRAFKKGNIANPLYVAGNGIEALALLRGNPGEPSLIPPERRLILLDLNMPKMNGLEFLQQLRADPDIGHTPVVVLTTSNEERDRVEAYQLNVAGYMLKPVTFSTFVDLMIALNKYWTLCEMT, from the coding sequence ATGTTAAACATTTTATTAGTCGAAGATGACGAAGTAGACGTCATGACCGTCCGCCGTGCCTTTAAGAAGGGAAATATCGCCAACCCTTTATATGTAGCTGGCAATGGCATTGAAGCTTTGGCCTTGTTACGCGGCAATCCCGGCGAGCCATCATTAATTCCCCCAGAGCGACGATTGATCTTGCTGGACTTAAATATGCCCAAAATGAATGGGTTAGAGTTTTTGCAGCAGTTACGCGCCGATCCCGATATCGGACACACCCCGGTAGTAGTATTGACAACTTCTAATGAAGAACGCGATCGAGTCGAAGCCTACCAGCTCAATGTTGCTGGCTACATGCTCAAGCCTGTGACTTTTAGCACTTTTGTCGATCTAATGATTGCCTTGAATAAGTACTGGACATTGTGCGAGATGACATAG
- a CDS encoding S-layer homology domain-containing protein — MNSKKQFSFKKAMPKISIRNLAASIALMSATIVITNTSSSAQPNAPTAKVAQTQLAQARLSDVSSSWAEPFIRALADRNIIIGYPDGTYRPDQPITRAEFAALLNKAFDLQPIRGSRAFRDVPANYWAASVIDRAYRAGFIAGYPNNTFGPTRNILRIESLVAFVNGSRLQPDGSTASRVDELFTDAGQIPSYGRDAIVAATQKCVAVSVSYPTNKAYDPNRIATRADVAATLHQILVAAGRIPALASDSPAQQYIVNCATAPVALSPQEIINRTSIGTPPAIVVGSQRKAPNAPAGGITTPTAFGANWGDIFVGAGYQNNLPVAIAPNGGTSTVYGGGIGVGNARQFVGVEASYTSAGNSLAERGGFNFKLHKQIGENLAIAGGWENAIRNGYNATNDPGQTYYGVVTGILPFGETSNLTASVGAGNGRFRTFNDLTLNNSNLNVFGSLGFRFSENLAVAADYNGRNFSVGLPISVRLGDSVGLQVTPALLDIAGDQNSGPTSRFGLGGGIGINF, encoded by the coding sequence ATGAATTCCAAAAAACAATTTTCTTTCAAAAAAGCGATGCCTAAAATCAGCATTCGCAATCTTGCTGCTTCGATCGCTTTGATGAGTGCCACGATCGTTATAACTAATACTAGCTCGTCCGCTCAACCAAACGCGCCTACTGCCAAAGTGGCCCAAACTCAGCTCGCACAAGCGCGACTGAGCGACGTCTCTAGTAGCTGGGCCGAACCCTTTATTAGGGCACTAGCCGACAGAAATATTATCATCGGCTATCCAGACGGTACCTATCGCCCCGACCAACCGATTACTAGGGCAGAATTTGCCGCTTTACTCAATAAAGCCTTCGACCTCCAACCGATTCGGGGATCTCGTGCCTTTCGAGATGTACCCGCCAATTATTGGGCAGCTTCCGTCATCGACAGAGCCTATCGCGCAGGCTTCATCGCTGGCTACCCCAACAATACCTTCGGCCCCACCCGGAATATCCTCCGGATCGAATCGCTAGTAGCGTTCGTCAACGGTAGTCGCTTGCAACCCGACGGTAGTACTGCCAGTCGCGTAGACGAGCTATTTACAGATGCCGGACAGATCCCCAGCTACGGTCGCGACGCGATCGTCGCCGCCACCCAGAAATGCGTAGCAGTCAGCGTCTCCTATCCTACCAATAAAGCTTACGACCCCAATCGGATCGCTACGCGGGCAGATGTCGCTGCTACTCTCCATCAAATTCTCGTTGCCGCAGGCAGAATTCCCGCATTGGCCAGCGATAGTCCCGCCCAACAATATATCGTTAACTGCGCCACCGCACCAGTCGCCCTCAGCCCGCAAGAAATAATCAACCGGACGAGCATTGGTACCCCACCCGCGATCGTCGTCGGCAGCCAACGTAAGGCACCCAACGCTCCCGCAGGCGGCATCACCACCCCCACCGCCTTTGGCGCGAACTGGGGCGACATCTTTGTCGGTGCTGGCTACCAAAATAACCTGCCCGTCGCGATCGCCCCTAACGGCGGTACGAGCACCGTTTACGGTGGCGGTATCGGTGTGGGTAACGCACGTCAATTCGTCGGCGTAGAAGCCTCCTATACCTCGGCTGGTAACAGTTTGGCCGAACGCGGCGGGTTCAACTTCAAGCTCCACAAACAAATCGGCGAAAATCTGGCGATCGCAGGCGGCTGGGAAAACGCCATCCGCAATGGTTACAACGCCACCAACGATCCGGGTCAGACTTATTACGGCGTCGTCACGGGTATTTTACCGTTCGGCGAAACTAGCAACCTCACTGCTTCCGTCGGCGCGGGTAACGGTCGTTTCCGCACCTTCAACGATCTGACCCTCAATAATAGCAATCTCAATGTGTTTGGTAGTCTGGGCTTCCGCTTCTCCGAAAATCTGGCCGTAGCCGCCGATTACAACGGTCGCAACTTTAGCGTGGGCTTACCCATCAGCGTCCGACTCGGCGACTCCGTAGGTTTACAAGTCACTCCCGCTTTGCTCGATATCGCTGGTGACCAAAATAGCGGCCCCACCAGCCGCTTCGGCCTCGGCGGTGGCATCGGCATCAACTTCTAA
- a CDS encoding class I SAM-dependent methyltransferase: protein MSSSSTTKDLYSGVEFSTWLELENLDAQEEYLIQKYLQPELKTVEAGTNGGRILLKMQEMGFTNLSGFDCIPALIDRAIERDPHRTIDFQVGDAIELAYANNSFEQIIYLQQIICLIETSTARLQALQESYRILKPGGTGLFSFLNFESRSSQLIHG, encoded by the coding sequence ATGTCATCTTCAAGTACGACTAAAGATCTATACAGTGGCGTAGAATTTTCAACCTGGCTCGAACTAGAAAATCTAGATGCCCAAGAAGAATATCTGATTCAAAAATACCTCCAGCCAGAACTGAAGACAGTTGAAGCTGGTACCAATGGCGGTAGAATCTTATTAAAAATGCAAGAAATGGGCTTTACAAATCTATCTGGATTTGACTGTATTCCCGCACTAATCGATCGAGCCATCGAGCGCGACCCGCATCGAACTATCGATTTTCAAGTCGGAGATGCAATCGAATTAGCTTACGCCAATAATAGCTTCGAGCAAATTATTTACTTACAACAGATTATTTGCTTAATCGAAACTAGTACAGCTCGCCTCCAAGCACTCCAAGAATCCTATCGCATCCTCAAACCTGGCGGTACGGGCTTATTTTCCTTTCTCAATTTTGAGTCGCGGAGTTCGCAGCTTATCCACGGTTAG
- a CDS encoding hybrid sensor histidine kinase/response regulator, with product MEDTLKILVVDDDEIDRMAVRRALNQSGISTAITEATTCAEALARLAVDIFDCTFVDYGLPDRNGLDLVKCACALNVQHPLVVLTGQGDERIAVELMKAGATDYMPKSQISPANLAQVMRNAMRIDRAEREIIETSEQLKRNNELLVRQNRDLEQQRDQIELQNLQREDFISHLTHDLRTPLVAANMMYKLFEQEAFCPLSPEMHNALDAMYRSNQNLLELVNTMLEVNRYESGHKQLTVTQCDLWDIMQAVVEELQPLARYKSIDLNLTSEHPEPQSLKILGDCLEIRRALTNLVGNALKFTDVGSVQLKLGLCPASEEDRTNINGWVAVDVADTGLGMSPEEQAIMFQRFRTGKHRQAGSGLGLHLVARIITEHAGTISVTSEPGRGSLFKVRLPAKV from the coding sequence ATGGAAGATACACTCAAAATCTTAGTTGTCGATGACGATGAAATCGATCGGATGGCCGTCAGACGCGCTCTGAACCAGTCGGGAATCTCGACCGCCATTACCGAAGCCACCACTTGTGCCGAAGCCCTAGCACGGCTGGCTGTAGATATCTTTGATTGTACGTTTGTGGATTATGGACTGCCCGATCGCAATGGTTTAGATTTAGTCAAATGTGCCTGCGCGCTCAACGTCCAACATCCGTTGGTAGTATTGACCGGACAAGGCGACGAACGCATTGCCGTCGAGCTGATGAAAGCAGGTGCGACCGATTATATGCCCAAATCGCAGATTTCCCCCGCCAATCTCGCTCAAGTCATGCGAAATGCCATGCGGATCGATCGTGCCGAACGGGAAATCATTGAAACCAGCGAACAACTCAAGCGTAATAACGAGTTATTAGTCCGCCAAAACCGCGATCTCGAACAGCAGCGCGACCAGATCGAACTCCAGAATCTCCAACGCGAAGACTTTATCTCTCACCTTACCCATGACTTGCGCACGCCCCTAGTTGCCGCAAACATGATGTACAAACTGTTCGAGCAAGAAGCTTTTTGTCCGCTCTCGCCAGAGATGCACAATGCTCTAGACGCAATGTATCGTAGCAACCAAAATTTGCTAGAGCTAGTCAATACAATGTTAGAAGTCAATCGCTACGAGTCGGGGCACAAACAACTCACAGTGACCCAATGCGACCTGTGGGACATCATGCAAGCCGTCGTCGAAGAACTCCAACCCTTGGCGCGGTATAAATCGATCGACCTCAATCTCACCAGCGAGCATCCCGAACCCCAATCTCTCAAAATCCTGGGTGACTGTCTCGAAATTCGGCGCGCACTCACCAATCTCGTTGGTAATGCCCTCAAGTTTACCGATGTCGGTAGCGTCCAACTCAAACTGGGCCTTTGCCCAGCGTCGGAAGAAGATCGTACTAACATCAATGGCTGGGTAGCAGTTGATGTTGCCGATACGGGATTAGGGATGTCTCCCGAAGAACAAGCAATTATGTTCCAACGTTTCCGCACTGGCAAGCACCGTCAAGCCGGAAGTGGGCTAGGTTTGCACTTAGTCGCCCGCATCATCACCGAACATGCTGGCACGATCTCTGTCACGTCCGAACCCGGTCGCGGCAGTTTGTTCAAAGTTCGGTTGCCAGCAAAGGTGTAG
- a CDS encoding sensor histidine kinase — MKGCWHRFTTYWKQLPIEGRGSIAVCIPLMCLIGTVVAYTVLRQRMVESQTYVDHTNQILTQSKGSLISILNAETGVRGYFIGKDKTFLESYNLALKTLTPTLSGLEQLVKDNPAQLQRAKLLTQVANERMNLLKQSVSRVDAGEIGTAQVTRDRLLNGKQAMDRFRKVISELEAEEYRLLDIRTRELQQQQQLNADAMWCGIAIGIIGTILAIRILQELAKELRERDVRLRESRSQVEAIVGNIVDGVILIDPKGRIESFNHAAVKMFGYQPNEVIGWDWKQLLNSEAEDTRKLLHYEPELLAKAPPIGQIWQAMGQRKNGELFPIEVSMNSIAFDDDRIAIVRDITDRQQAAAKLQAKAVELAQLNASLNASNYSLRQTNSELDRFAYVTAHDLKAPLRAIASLSEWVEEDLAENMSEETRSQMQLLRRRVYRMQALLNSLLEYSRAGRTQSPIVTVDVHRMLEKVIQMLSPPETFNIKIVTPMPTFDTRWRPLEQVLTHLIDNAIRHHPTKAGIVEISAIDLGDRYEFSIFDNGDGIEPQFQTRIYTIFQTLKARDLQENIGAGLAIVKKIVTSEGGTIELESMPGEGAIFRFTWLKQPMTIDASITTPEPRSKTSC, encoded by the coding sequence ATGAAAGGTTGTTGGCACAGATTTACAACTTATTGGAAACAACTGCCGATCGAAGGTCGGGGGTCTATTGCTGTATGTATTCCGTTAATGTGCCTGATCGGTACGGTCGTCGCCTACACGGTCCTCCGCCAAAGGATGGTCGAATCACAGACTTACGTAGACCATACCAATCAAATTTTGACCCAAAGCAAGGGCAGCTTAATTAGTATCCTCAATGCCGAAACTGGGGTACGCGGCTACTTCATTGGTAAAGACAAAACTTTTCTCGAATCATACAATTTGGCTCTCAAAACCCTCACCCCTACACTGAGCGGCTTAGAGCAGCTCGTTAAAGACAATCCAGCGCAACTCCAGCGAGCGAAGTTGCTCACTCAGGTTGCCAACGAGCGCATGAACTTACTCAAGCAGAGCGTTAGCCGCGTAGATGCAGGCGAGATCGGTACCGCTCAGGTGACACGCGATCGCCTACTTAATGGCAAACAAGCGATGGATCGATTTCGGAAAGTCATTAGCGAATTGGAAGCCGAAGAATATCGCCTATTAGACATCCGCACCCGCGAACTACAACAACAGCAACAACTCAACGCCGATGCCATGTGGTGCGGGATCGCGATCGGGATAATCGGTACGATCTTGGCAATTAGAATCCTTCAGGAATTAGCTAAAGAACTCCGCGAGCGGGACGTTCGCTTACGTGAAAGTCGCAGTCAAGTCGAAGCGATCGTGGGTAATATCGTCGATGGTGTCATCCTTATCGACCCTAAAGGTCGAATAGAGAGCTTCAATCATGCAGCGGTGAAAATGTTTGGTTACCAGCCTAACGAAGTCATCGGCTGGGACTGGAAACAACTACTAAATAGCGAAGCCGAAGATACCCGCAAATTATTGCATTACGAACCGGAACTGCTCGCCAAAGCACCGCCGATCGGTCAAATTTGGCAAGCGATGGGACAGCGCAAAAACGGCGAATTGTTCCCGATCGAAGTGTCAATGAATAGTATTGCCTTCGATGACGATCGGATCGCCATCGTCCGGGATATTACCGATCGTCAACAAGCTGCCGCCAAACTTCAAGCTAAAGCCGTCGAACTAGCACAGCTTAATGCTTCGCTCAATGCTAGCAACTATTCATTACGCCAAACTAATAGCGAACTCGATCGGTTTGCCTATGTCACCGCGCACGATCTCAAAGCACCGCTACGGGCGATCGCCAGCCTATCAGAATGGGTAGAAGAAGATCTGGCCGAAAACATGTCTGAAGAAACTCGATCGCAAATGCAGCTCCTGCGCCGCCGCGTCTACCGAATGCAAGCACTGCTCAATAGCTTGCTCGAATACTCGCGCGCCGGACGTACCCAGTCTCCGATCGTCACTGTCGATGTCCATCGAATGCTCGAAAAAGTCATCCAGATGCTCTCACCCCCAGAGACTTTTAACATCAAGATCGTCACCCCCATGCCAACGTTCGATACCCGTTGGCGACCGCTCGAACAAGTGCTCACGCACCTGATCGATAATGCCATTCGACATCATCCGACTAAAGCGGGTATAGTAGAAATATCGGCGATCGATCTAGGCGATCGCTACGAATTCTCAATTTTTGACAATGGGGACGGGATCGAGCCTCAATTTCAAACTAGAATTTATACCATCTTTCAAACCCTAAAAGCTCGCGACCTCCAAGAAAATATTGGAGCCGGACTAGCAATTGTCAAAAAAATCGTCACTTCTGAAGGCGGGACAATCGAGCTAGAATCTATGCCTGGAGAAGGTGCCATTTTCCGGTTTACGTGGCTCAAACAGCCCATGACCATCGATGCATCTATCACCACCCCCGAACCACGATCGAAAACCTCATGTTAA
- a CDS encoding alpha-amylase — protein sequence MSDPNGVMMQYFHWYNPDDGSLWNQVAAKSQELAEAGITSLWLPPAYKGTGGGMDVGYGVYDLFDLGEFDQKGSVRTKYGTKEEYVNAIKAAKAAGIRVYADVVFNHKMGADEAEEVEATPFNMEDRHAPIGEYQTIKAWTHFTFPGRQGKHSTMEWHWWHFDAIDYNAYNEGESAVYLLKGKSFEENVDKEKGNFDYLMGCDLDMENPEVVGELKYWGEWCYDTTDIDGFRFDAVKHVSAEFFQEWLQHVRQYAKRDLFAVGEYWSYEVDALHHFIETTDGTVHLFDAPLHYNFHVASQAGENYDLTKIFDNSLVQQQPTLAVTLVENHDSQPLQSLESIVEPWFKPLAYALILLREAGYPCIFYGDYYGANYKDYGKDGNEYEIWMDCHRFLIDKFLYARQNYAYGAQYDYFDHPSTIGWTRLGDDEHPGGMAVVLTNGSGGGKWMEIGQPNTTYVDITEHVKEPITTNDDGWAEFRCNGGSVSVWVKQ from the coding sequence ATGTCTGACCCTAACGGTGTAATGATGCAATACTTTCACTGGTACAACCCAGATGACGGTAGCCTGTGGAATCAGGTGGCAGCGAAATCTCAAGAACTAGCGGAGGCAGGCATCACTTCTCTCTGGTTACCGCCTGCTTATAAAGGCACTGGCGGCGGTATGGATGTCGGCTACGGTGTCTACGACTTGTTCGATCTGGGCGAGTTCGACCAAAAAGGCTCGGTGCGGACGAAATACGGTACCAAAGAAGAGTACGTCAACGCCATCAAAGCTGCTAAAGCCGCAGGAATTCGAGTCTATGCCGATGTGGTGTTCAATCACAAAATGGGCGCAGATGAAGCCGAAGAAGTCGAAGCGACGCCGTTTAACATGGAAGATCGTCACGCTCCCATTGGTGAATATCAAACCATCAAAGCTTGGACGCATTTTACCTTCCCCGGACGCCAAGGTAAACATTCAACCATGGAGTGGCACTGGTGGCATTTTGACGCGATCGACTACAACGCCTACAATGAGGGCGAATCGGCAGTTTATCTGCTCAAAGGCAAGTCGTTTGAAGAAAATGTCGATAAAGAGAAGGGTAACTTTGACTATCTAATGGGTTGCGATCTCGATATGGAGAATCCCGAAGTCGTCGGCGAACTCAAATATTGGGGCGAATGGTGTTATGACACTACCGACATCGATGGCTTTAGGTTTGATGCTGTCAAACACGTCTCGGCTGAGTTCTTTCAAGAATGGCTCCAACATGTCCGGCAATACGCCAAGCGCGATTTGTTTGCAGTTGGTGAATATTGGTCTTATGAAGTCGATGCGCTGCATCACTTTATCGAAACTACCGACGGAACCGTTCATTTATTCGACGCCCCACTCCACTACAACTTCCATGTAGCCAGCCAAGCTGGTGAAAACTACGATCTGACCAAAATTTTTGACAACTCGTTGGTACAGCAACAGCCGACACTCGCTGTCACCCTAGTCGAAAATCACGATTCGCAACCGCTCCAGTCTCTCGAATCGATCGTCGAGCCATGGTTCAAACCGCTGGCTTACGCATTGATCTTACTCCGCGAAGCCGGATACCCCTGCATCTTTTATGGCGACTACTATGGCGCGAACTACAAAGATTATGGCAAAGACGGCAACGAGTATGAAATCTGGATGGACTGTCATCGGTTCTTAATCGACAAATTCCTCTACGCCCGCCAAAACTATGCCTACGGCGCACAATACGACTATTTTGACCATCCCAGTACCATCGGGTGGACGAGATTGGGCGATGACGAGCATCCCGGCGGCATGGCTGTAGTCCTCACAAATGGATCGGGTGGCGGCAAATGGATGGAAATCGGTCAGCCTAATACTACCTACGTTGATATTACCGAACATGTTAAGGAGCCAATTACCACCAATGATGATGGCTGGGCTGAGTTTCGCTGTAATGGCGGATCTGTCTCGGTTTGGGTCAAACAATAA
- a CDS encoding GNAT family N-acetyltransferase — protein MNTQVLSPTDSAWQECLNDLPHDFYHLPGYLELEAQRHCGHPEAIIINDGEQVFFLPYILRNCHQTLDIGRLGGEPIYDVISPYGYPGMLVNLAGQNQTFIDRCLKAIHERWYEKNICSAFLRLHPIINSYIDPKTSNPDRFLICERGDVVICDLTNDYELIWKQMRANHRTKINKLRRAGFVVRMESVDKYLDVFIDIYIETMSRVNAHTAYFFTRDYFEKFCQALDDRLQICVVEIDGTVAAASLVTESSDIVQYHLGGTKTEFLPQSPTTMMFDYMIKWGQQRGNKYLNLGGGLGSSSDSLFHFKSGFSDRVGTFMTMQSIINQNLYHHLTQLRAEALQKTIAEFESTSFFPVYRSC, from the coding sequence ATGAATACTCAAGTTCTTTCGCCAACAGACTCAGCTTGGCAGGAATGCTTGAACGATCTCCCTCATGACTTTTATCATCTGCCTGGATACTTAGAATTAGAAGCCCAAAGGCATTGCGGTCATCCCGAAGCAATAATTATCAACGATGGAGAGCAAGTATTTTTTTTGCCTTACATCCTGCGCAATTGTCATCAGACGCTGGACATCGGTCGGCTCGGCGGCGAACCAATTTATGATGTCATCTCTCCCTATGGTTATCCAGGGATGTTGGTAAATCTAGCCGGACAAAATCAGACTTTTATCGATCGATGCTTGAAGGCTATTCACGAACGTTGGTACGAAAAAAATATCTGCTCGGCATTTCTAAGATTGCATCCAATTATTAATAGTTATATCGACCCGAAAACTTCTAATCCAGATCGATTTCTAATTTGCGAACGTGGGGATGTAGTCATTTGCGATCTCACTAATGACTACGAATTAATTTGGAAGCAGATGAGAGCGAATCATCGGACTAAAATTAATAAGCTTAGGCGGGCTGGATTTGTTGTCAGAATGGAATCAGTAGATAAATATTTAGATGTATTTATCGATATTTACATCGAAACAATGAGTCGAGTAAATGCACACACTGCTTATTTCTTCACACGCGACTATTTTGAAAAATTTTGCCAAGCATTAGACGATCGATTACAGATCTGCGTAGTCGAAATAGATGGCACAGTTGCTGCGGCTAGTCTAGTTACTGAATCTAGCGACATAGTTCAATATCACTTGGGCGGCACTAAAACCGAATTTTTACCCCAATCGCCGACAACTATGATGTTCGACTATATGATTAAATGGGGACAGCAGCGAGGTAATAAATACTTAAATCTAGGCGGTGGGCTGGGTAGCAGTAGTGATTCATTATTTCATTTCAAATCAGGCTTCTCCGATCGCGTTGGCACTTTTATGACCATGCAAAGCATTATCAATCAGAATCTCTATCATCATTTAACACAGTTGAGAGCTGAAGCTTTACAGAAAACAATCGCCGAATTTGAGAGCACATCTTTTTTCCCTGTCTATCGATCGTGTTAA
- a CDS encoding DUF1003 domain-containing protein, which produces MTSITQSDVDIDTLIPEQILKNIETIAEHQEQYQARSTKAQRSLEKIVSVFGTAEFLYFQIVFFLVWEFCGYLVEMHILPANFPEFSLREQWLDLASLLISTGVLVYENRQEKLNEDRTQLMLQLNLITEQKIAKLISLVEELRIDLPNVKNRNDEEAELMKQATDPQVILEVIQKISEPSPTTDLEE; this is translated from the coding sequence GTGACGTCGATTACCCAAAGTGATGTAGATATCGATACGCTGATCCCAGAGCAGATTCTCAAAAATATCGAAACGATCGCCGAGCACCAAGAGCAGTACCAAGCACGATCGACTAAGGCTCAACGTAGTTTAGAAAAAATCGTCAGTGTTTTTGGCACCGCCGAATTTTTGTACTTTCAAATCGTCTTTTTTCTGGTGTGGGAATTCTGCGGTTATTTGGTAGAAATGCATATTTTACCTGCAAATTTTCCCGAATTTAGTCTGCGCGAACAATGGTTAGACTTAGCTTCATTGCTAATATCCACCGGAGTACTAGTCTATGAAAATCGCCAAGAAAAGCTCAATGAAGATCGCACTCAATTGATGCTGCAACTCAACCTGATTACCGAGCAAAAAATTGCCAAATTGATTTCCTTAGTTGAAGAATTGCGGATCGATTTACCTAATGTCAAAAATCGGAACGATGAAGAAGCCGAATTGATGAAACAAGCCACCGATCCGCAGGTAATTTTGGAAGTCATTCAAAAAATTTCTGAACCATCACCAACTACAGATTTAGAGGAATAA
- a CDS encoding YegS/Rv2252/BmrU family lipid kinase has protein sequence MKLKACLIFNPVAGQGDPDVDLETILTILSGCADEANPVEGIEIEVVVTTADCEPGELAKAAIERGAESIIASGGDGTLSAVAAALIGSSIPLGIISRGTANAFANALDLPTSIPEACESILAGGTKVVDMARCNGLPMVLLAGIGFEAETVNLADRESKNRLGMMAYVLAGLSQLRNLEQFEAKIETDDKIITVLASAITIANAAPATSILAQGGAEVVFDDGLLDLTIVTSKTALGAIATSYDLLSSTLRGEASQREDVGFVRSKKFTVTTTPPQKVVLDGEVIGTTPLEVECIPNGLTVFAPKIEEVQPTEKLEGLPNLTIEDKG, from the coding sequence ATGAAACTTAAAGCCTGTCTCATTTTTAATCCAGTTGCCGGACAAGGCGATCCCGATGTCGATCTAGAGACGATTTTGACGATTCTCAGCGGTTGCGCCGATGAAGCTAATCCGGTAGAAGGGATCGAAATCGAAGTAGTCGTCACGACAGCAGACTGCGAACCTGGCGAACTCGCCAAAGCCGCGATCGAACGTGGTGCCGAGTCGATAATTGCTTCTGGTGGCGATGGCACCCTCTCGGCGGTAGCCGCAGCCCTAATTGGTAGCAGTATCCCATTGGGGATTATTTCGCGCGGTACTGCCAACGCCTTTGCCAATGCTTTGGATCTGCCTACTAGTATCCCCGAAGCCTGCGAGTCGATCTTAGCAGGGGGCACCAAAGTCGTAGATATGGCGCGGTGTAATGGCTTGCCGATGGTGCTACTCGCTGGCATCGGCTTTGAAGCTGAGACGGTAAATTTGGCCGATCGCGAATCCAAAAATCGCTTGGGGATGATGGCATATGTCCTGGCGGGACTCAGCCAACTCCGCAACCTCGAACAGTTTGAAGCCAAAATCGAAACAGACGATAAAATCATCACCGTCTTGGCATCGGCGATCACGATCGCAAATGCCGCTCCAGCGACGTCAATTTTGGCTCAAGGAGGCGCAGAAGTAGTCTTCGACGATGGACTCCTCGATTTGACGATCGTCACCTCTAAGACCGCCCTAGGCGCGATCGCCACCTCTTACGATTTGCTCAGCTCCACCTTACGCGGCGAAGCCTCCCAACGCGAAGACGTCGGCTTCGTTCGATCGAAAAAATTTACAGTCACCACCACCCCACCCCAAAAAGTAGTCCTCGATGGCGAAGTCATCGGCACTACCCCACTAGAAGTCGAGTGCATCCCCAACGGACTCACCGTCTTCGCCCCCAAAATCGAAGAAGTCCAACCGACTGAAAAGTTAGAGGGGTTGCCTAATTTGACGATCGAGGATAAGGGTTAG
- a CDS encoding response regulator, with product MSDIRVVLIEDHDVVRIGLRTVLQIQEGVEVVGEATNGQQGLNLLQTTDVDVALVDIGLPVMDGIELVQQFRKFQQEHPEVKTKAIMLTMLSNEDTVLAAFAAGADSYCIKDVGIESLIEAIRMTHAGNAWIDPAIASIVLRQMRQSIPKPATQKQTVEIRSVEPEYEQVLASDPVTEREREVLELMVAGCTNVVIAERLFITVGTVKTHVRNILAKMCADDRTEAAVRALRSGIIN from the coding sequence ATGAGCGATATTCGTGTAGTCCTAATTGAAGATCACGATGTGGTGCGAATTGGGTTGCGGACAGTCTTACAGATTCAAGAAGGAGTTGAAGTTGTTGGCGAAGCTACCAATGGCCAACAAGGATTGAATTTGTTGCAAACAACAGATGTGGATGTAGCCCTAGTAGATATTGGTTTGCCCGTGATGGATGGCATCGAGTTGGTACAGCAGTTTCGGAAATTCCAGCAAGAGCACCCAGAAGTTAAAACTAAGGCAATCATGCTGACGATGCTTAGTAATGAAGATACAGTCTTGGCTGCGTTTGCGGCTGGAGCGGACTCTTATTGCATTAAAGATGTCGGCATCGAGTCACTGATCGAGGCTATTCGGATGACACATGCAGGTAATGCCTGGATCGATCCAGCGATCGCGAGTATTGTATTGCGTCAGATGCGACAGAGTATACCAAAACCTGCAACTCAAAAGCAAACAGTCGAGATTCGATCGGTCGAACCAGAATACGAGCAGGTACTAGCATCAGATCCGGTAACGGAGCGCGAGCGTGAAGTCTTGGAATTAATGGTGGCGGGTTGTACGAATGTGGTAATCGCCGAGCGGTTATTTATTACCGTCGGTACAGTCAAAACCCACGTTCGGAATATTTTAGCCAAGATGTGTGCCGATGACCGCACGGAGGCTGCGGTTAGGGCGTTGCGATCGGGAATTATTAATTAG